CCGAACCTCCGGAACCAGAAGAACCGCCAGAGCAAGAAGAATCCATCGATTCTGCTGAAGTCCTCGATAATGCCATAGATAGTATGGAAGATTTAGAGAATTATGCGATAGATACAAATATGAATCAAGACATCCAGTTTAATAAAGAAGGATACTTAAAAAATAAATATCGTTCCCACACCATTGTTAACCTTGACCCTATAGGCTACCATGAATCCTCTACGATTAAAACAACCGAAGAAAATGGTGAAAGTGACACGTCAACCGATGTTGTCGCATTAGAACGTTTTTTTACAGAGGAAGGATATTATATTTTTGATTCAAATGACGGGCGTTGGGTAAAATTCCCTGATGAATTCACCGAAGACATTCAATCCTATGATGAATCCTTTGAAAAACCCGCCCACACCCTTGAATTAATAGAAGCGTATACGGATGAAATTCATATTAGCGAAGGTGATCAGCATTATAGACTCACTTTTTCCGGAGAAAATGAGCAGCTTCAGCAGATTGCTTTGGAAATGATGCGAATGGTCAATACCGACTTTTCCGAAATGATGGAAGATATGATGTATATGACTGAAATGGAAGATCTTGAGTTTGAATTGTTGATCGACAAGGAAACATATTATGCTAAAACACTGCGAATGGATATGAATATGAATATGAACAGTGAAGAAGGAAAGTCTTATAACTCTACTCATACTGTTGTCGCAAGGTATAGTGAGTTTAATGAAGCAAAAGAAGTCTCCATTCCGGACGATGTTCTTGATAATGCGGAAGAAATGGAGCTTGAAGAATTCAGCGGTTTTAATGAAATGGAAGAATTTGATACAATCGAAGGCATAAAAATTGAAGAATTTTATGAGGACGAAGATGAGGAAAATGAAGAGGAAGACGGGGAAGAAATTGAAATTGATTTAAACGAATTTCTTAGTAATGAGGACGCCGAGGACGAATCATAAGGGAAAGCTAGAAATCTAAGAAAATACCACTAACTATTAGAAAAACTGGCTTACAGCCAAATCCCAATGGCGGAAGTCGTAGGTTTACTTATAGTTAGATCCTTCAATCATAAACTCTCCTAAATTATTGGAAAAATGGAGCTTGGGATAATCCCGGCTCTTTTTTCGTTTTATCAAAGAAATAAGGCACATTAAATGGTTGTTATTATTGCCGGTCCTGCCTTTCTGATTCACCTCCCACACTTTGCACTAGCAGCTTCCACCGCTGAAACGCAGGCATTAGATCAGAAGCCACAAAACGAAGACGTTCATTAGAAGTGTCACATGATGATATGGATTTGGCATTCTTCACCTTTTCGTGAAAATGCTGCATTTCCTCTGCCATTTCTACTTTTTCAGCAAACAAATAGCGCATCGTTATATTATCCGAAGAAAAAGGAGCAAATCCTTCCATCATTTGCACGAGCAGCCGATCACCATTTTCGACATGCTCTTCCCGGTAAAAATACGCCACAGAAGAAAGGCCTTCTTCAACTGTATGTAACCATTCTTTGTATCTCTCTAAAAAAACACGTTCCGCTTCGCGTAAGCGCTGAGACATCGTAACTTCTCCTTTCATCACAATGGCAGGTGGTTTGATCTTAGCATGTTTGTGCTTTTTTTGTATAGAAGCTGGACAAGGTCTTTTTGGAGGGTCTGGCACGGGGGCATGAGGCATGCTGTGTTCTTTTTTTTATGAGCTGTTTGTATGATTTATGATCGTATTGGTTCGGGTTTATGGTCGACTTTGTCTTGGATTTGCATATCTTTTTGATTATTGTGTGTTGATTGGAGATAGTTTTGCTCCAATTCCAGTTTTACTGCTGTTTCATTATGGAGGGCTTGGCCCTCGATTGGATGGCGCTGCTTTCTTTGATTTTTGAGCAGCTGCTCCCTATTTATAGCCACTTTGTCCTGAGCTTTGCTGATCTTCTCGGTTTATGTGCTCTCGTTTAAGTTGGATTTGCTCCAGTCCGACTTTTATCACTTACTCCATTATCGACGTTGACCCCAAGGCTGTTTTCTATGATTTATGAGCAGCTTCTCTCTACTTATGATCCACTTTGCCTGAGATTTGCTGACCTTTCCGGTTTATGTGCTCTCATTTAAGATGGATTTTCTCCTGCTTTACTTTTAGCGCTGCTTCCTTTAGCGGATTGACTCTGACCCTCATACTTGATTACTTTCTGAACTCCTCCCATTTATAATTTGCGCTTCTTTTTGCTATGGATTCATTCTTCGTCTATTTTTTATAGGGAACTGACATCAAACATAGAACGAGCGATTTTCTTGCTTTATGAGCAACTTCTTCAAATAAATGCTCCACTTACTTTGAATATGCTTCCCTTTCCGATTTTTGTGATCCATTTTGAGCGTTAATTGTTCCAGCCCTGCCTTTACCGCTCTCTTTGTCAGGACAGGTATTATGATCATCATCTTTTTCATGTAACCATTCACTTCCTTTATTGAGCCAACAAAAAAGCAGCCTAGTTTAAGGCTGCTTTGATTCAATTCTTTTTATCAAAAAACACACCGTCTACGGTAGGGCCGTTGTATGGTCTTTCATAGAGCTTGCTGGATTCCTTCTTTTTCTTTAATTGCTGCATATCTAAGCGCATTGCTCCTTTGGATGCTTCCATCTTCTGCTGGATGTCTGCATTCATCTTAACCATGGCACGGCCTAGTTTTTGTTCGGCCTCATTAAAGTCTGTTTTCTGCGTCATTTCATCCAAAAGCTTCGCGCGCTTTTGCAAATAGTTTTCCAGTTCTTCTACGTAACGATCACGGTCGTCGAGTTCTGTGGGGAGGTCATTGGAAACATGTTCGTGCAAGGCCTTGGTTACAAGAAAAAGTTCTTTGACCAAAGCCATGTTATGCTTGATCTCCTTCCCCAAAGCGCTGCTGCCGATCTAATTTTATCGTTTCTTTCCACGTATCACGAAACTCCTTAACCAACCCGCGTGCTTCCGTAAGCGCCTCTTTATCATTATTAATATTAGCGTCCACTAATCGGCGGTGGATAAAATCGTACAACCGAAACATATTTTGTCCGATTTCGGAATCAGTCTTTAACGTTACCATTAATTCACGGATAATGTCCTGCGCTCGGATAATAAATTTATTTTTGCTTTCCATATCTTTTGCATCCATTGATTTGCCAGCTTTATCGATAAATTTAAGGCATCCGTTATAAAGTAAGAGAGTCAAATCACCACGCGAAACGGTTTGAATAGCATTTTGTTGATAGGCATTGGTCGATGCCGGTTTGGTGTTTTGCGTTTGCAAACCTGAGCTGGCAGGAGCTGCTGTGCCTTCAGCGCTAACTGACGGCGTATACGTCTGTTCTTTATTGGCTGAAGCTGTTTTTTTATAGGCTTCGGCTTGTTTCATATTTTTTTGATAAACAGCTTGCGCATTTTGAAATGCCATAAATATTCAATCCTCCTGTTAATCTGCATTCCATGTTACAGTTTAAAAACGACCTGCGCTTCCGAACACCTGTGTGTAAAAATAACTGGATTGTTCGTTTGCGCGTGCGATTGCTTGTTCCATAGCAGTAAATTGACACCAGTAGCGATCTTCTGTCTCGAAAAGGCGCCGTTCAAAATTAGTAATTTGGTCGTCGATGTTGTTTATATTTCTTCCGAGGGTAAATTGATGGTTTTGTATTTTGCCTTTTAACCCGCCCGCTCGTTCAGCCAATGATTCTATTGCACTGTAAAGCGTGCCGCAAAGTCTTCTAGCTATCCCCTGCTCCCACGAGTGTCCCCATCAGCTGCAAACAGTTCATAGACACTTTCTGCATCGTTTTCAGTCGCTTCACGCAGCTTCGTTTCATCTATCTCCAGTCCCCCCGGAAAGCTGGAAATTGTGCGATCGTTTTTAATTAACCCGCTTTTTGTTTTTCTTCCCAGAGTTCAATTTCCCGGTTCGTCATTGCTTGTTTTTGTTCATCGGTAAGTGGCGGATAATCGCGGTGGCATTCTTCCCCTAATTTTTCGTTAATGGTATCCAGCATATCGTTTTATTCATCGACAAATCCTGTAATAGTATCATAAATAGAATCTGTGTCGACAGAGGAACGAATAGAAACCGTTCCTTCTGATGCTGTAAAGGTCCCTTCAAGGTCATGGTCATACCGTTTACGGTAAATGAATTACTCGTTCGCTCAGTTTCTAAACCATTTAGGGTAAACTTGTCATTTTGTCCGACTTGAAATCCAAGGTATGTAAAATTGCCGTTTTCATCGGTCTGACCGACTACTTTTCCATCTACGGTAATCGATTCATTGGCTGGATTACACCTGTGGTATCCTTTAGTATTCCCTCTTCTAATGTCCAATTAAATTCCGTCTCGTCTCCATTCGGATCCGTAATAAGTAGATTTCCATCTGCATTAGTGCCAGCGCTAGAATGAGTTATTCCTAAGGCACCGGTAAATAATGAACCTTCGAAAACCATCTCTTCTCCATCGGTATTAAAATTTCCGGCTTCTGTGCGGTTGAAAGAAAGTTTACCGGAAAAGTCATCGTAAAAAGCACTAACTTCAATCGAAGAGCGGTTAATGTCCTGCATGAGCTTGTCCATCTATTGGCTGCTTTGAACAAAAAAACGATCTTTTATGGCTTCTCCCTGTTCGTCAAAGGTCGTCAAGCCGCCGCTCATATACTGCTGAGTGTACGTCACCTTAACCGGTCCTTCTGTTTCTGCACCTAATCGAATTTTTCCAGTTTCCGTGTCGACATAAGCCTGATCCGCTGTCAATTCCGCACCGGAATCCGTTATAATATCGAGCGGATGGCCTCCATCTATAGTAATCGTCATTGCATTAGCGTCAATTGCTCCTTTTTTCAGTTGAAAGCTATCTTTCGCTTCCGAGGGCGTAAACGTTTCAGAAGCGTCTTTTGTAAAATATTGAACAGAAATGTCTGAATCAGCGGCGAGCGCTTCGAAAAATACAAAGTCGATTTTGTCATTTTCTGTAGAAAAACTGACGTGTACTTTATTATCTTCTACAGGTGTGTCATCAGTTACTACGTCATACAGCTTGCCATTTACTTTGACCACCATATCTTCTGCAGCCGTATCCAGCAGATTTTCTTTTTCAATAGAAAATGTCTGCTGCCGTTCATCTAACGTGATCGTTTCCTTCTCCACTATCCCTGCTTTCCAGTTATCTGCGCCTTCCCACTCTTGTGATGCCAGACTTTTCGAAGAATCAAAGTCAGAAGAGCCAATGCGGCTGCTGCTCGTTTGTGAAGCGGCTTGAGCAAGCTGCTTCACTTCTTAAATTTGGCAGGAAGCATTTCCAGCTGTGGAAGACGTCTCTGCTGTAATTCGGCTTTCATCAGTGGAGGAAGCAGAACGCGCTCCCATATTCGCCCGACGCATGACCGTGTCAAAAATATTATTTCGAAACTCGTCAAACAAACGGTTTATGCTGCGGTATTCTTCCATTTGCCACTCTAATGTAAGACGTTTCTGCACCATTTTATCCACGGGAACGCGCTCAGCCCTCACCAAATCTTTCACCATTTGATCAATATCCATACCAGACGCCATACCCGAAATCCTCATCGAATGTACGCCTCTTCCCTCTATATTTAATTGTCATTTTTTAATCAAGAAACTTCTTGTAGTTTATATCGGCTTATCAGCGGTTTTATTTAGAAAATAGTTGGAAGATAGACAAGAAAAGCGAAGTGCCCTTGTCAGCCTCGACAGGTAAATGTTCTCCAGGCAATAAAGGCGCTCTTACTTCCACAGGATGTGGTGACTTCTGCGTTGCACACAGGACGTGTGCGTTTTAGCAGAAGGTTCCTAAGGATGTTCGACTAAAAACGCCACGTCCTGTGACAACGTCGAACTGGCTTGCACAGGATGTGCTGACTTTTGCGGTGCGAACACGATGTTCGCGATTTTAGCAAAAGTTCCTTAAACCGCCACGGGCCTCCGAGAGGCTGGGCGCTGAAGCTGAACATGGAAAACGTCCAACTTTCTTTTCTAACTTCTAAGAAAAACTTGGCTTACCGCCAAGTCCAAATGGCGGGCTTATACTTTGATCCGTAAACATTTCTAAAATAAAACAAAAAACTTCTCTCAAGTGAATTCACTCGAGAGAAGCGAAGAGAAGGTATATATTTTATTTTAAAAGGTTTTGAAAATGGGAGGTCGTTTCTTTCACGGCTTCGTCAAGCTGCGGTGTCGTTTCGGTTAAAGGATGTCCAGCGTTAAACGTGTGATTGGCACCCTGAATAAGAGCTAGAGAATGCCTGGAAGACGTTTTCTCCATTTTGTCCGCTCCTTTAACGAGCCACTCGCCATCAGCGTCCCCTTGTACGATACGAACGGGAGCTTTTAACGCTTCTAAATGGGTCAATAAGTGAAAACGATCTTTATTCGTTTCCATATCATCTAAAATATCTGCCTTTAACGGCATGTTTTGATTGGTGCGCTGGTTTGCAATATAACCGACGCCGTTTTCGCGTATATCTTTTTTGAGATCGTCCCCAAAAAAGTCAACATCTGAGACACCATTCCACGTT
This DNA window, taken from Alteribacillus bidgolensis, encodes the following:
- a CDS encoding DUF6612 family protein; the protein is MAQIRKGLLLIMLTVFTSACMSEAETDENGNVTEPPEPEEPPEQEESIDSAEVLDNAIDSMEDLENYAIDTNMNQDIQFNKEGYLKNKYRSHTIVNLDPIGYHESSTIKTTEENGESDTSTDVVALERFFTEEGYYIFDSNDGRWVKFPDEFTEDIQSYDESFEKPAHTLELIEAYTDEIHISEGDQHYRLTFSGENEQLQQIALEMMRMVNTDFSEMMEDMMYMTEMEDLEFELLIDKETYYAKTLRMDMNMNMNSEEGKSYNSTHTVVARYSEFNEAKEVSIPDDVLDNAEEMELEEFSGFNEMEEFDTIEGIKIEEFYEDEDEENEEEDGEEIEIDLNEFLSNEDAEDES
- the fliS gene encoding flagellar export chaperone FliS, translating into MAFQNAQAVYQKNMKQAEAYKKTASANKEQTYTPSVSAEGTAAPASSGLQTQNTKPASTNAYQQNAIQTVSRGDLTLLLYNGCLKFIDKAGKSMDAKDMESKNKFIIRAQDIIRELMVTLKTDSEIGQNMFRLYDFIHRRLVDANINNDKEALTEARGLVKEFRDTWKETIKLDRQQRFGEGDQA
- the fliD gene encoding flagellar filament capping protein FliD, producing the protein MARRLCGTLYSAIESLAERAGGLKGKIQNHQFTLGRNINNIDDQITNFERRLFETEDRYWCQFTAMEQAIARANEQSSYFYTQVFGSAGRF
- a CDS encoding flagellar cap protein FliD N-terminal domain-containing protein, encoding MRISGMASGMDIDQMVKDLVRAERVPVDKMVQKRLTLEWQMEEYRSINRLFDEFRNNIFDTVMRRANMGARSASSTDESRITAETSSTAGNASCQI